TCGGCGAGAATGGCGCGCTGATCTTCGGGCTCGAGGTCCTCGATCAGCTGGACGGCGTCATCGGTGTCGAGCTGTTCGGCGATCTCGGCGACGGCAGCGGCGGGCAGCGCCTCCATCATGTCGTCGCGGACGTAATCGTTGAGCTCGGCGATGACTTCGCCGGTCAGGAGGTCGGTGATCGCGGCGGCAAGGCGGCGGCGCTGGTCGCGTTCGAGCAGTTCGAACAAGTCGGCGATGTCGGCCGGGTGGAGCGGCTCCACCAGTTCGTAAGCGCGGCCCTCGTCACCCTGGTCGAGCGCGTCGATGACATTGTTGACGAACTGGGGCTTCAACCGGTTCTCTTCATCGAGCTCGGCACCGTCATCGCGCGGTGCCTCCTGTTCAAGCTCGGTGAGATCGTGTTCGGCCATGATTCGGCCCTATTCTCGTAGGGCGCAAAAGCAAAGCGGGCGGGTGACATCCTTGGCTATAAGACTATATCCCGCCCACAACTTTCAGGAGATACCCAATGGCGGACGAAAAGCTGACCTTCACCCTCGATACGGGCGATGGAGAGGCCAGAGATGTGGTGATCAAGCTGCGGTCGGACCTCGCGCCCGGCCATGTCGAGCGCATCACCGAGCTCGCGAAGGAAGGCTTTTACGACGGCGTGGTGTTCCACCGCGTGATCCCGGGCTTCATGGCCCAGGGCGGCGACCCGACCGGCACCGGCATGGGCGGTTCCGACCGGCCCGACATCAAGGCCGAATTCAACTCGGAGCCGCACGTGCGTGGCACTTGCTCGATGGCCCGCACCCAGGTGCCCGATAGCGCCAACAGCCAGTTCTTCATCTGCTTCGACGACGCTCGCTTCCTCGACAAGCAGTACACCGTATGGGGCCAGGTCGAGAGCGGCATGGAACACATCGACGCGCTGCCCAAGGGCGAACCGCCGCGGCAGCCGGGCAAGATCGTCAAGGCGACCGTTAGCTGAGCGAGCTGCTCAGACCCCGATAATCGGACGCAGGGTATCCGTCACCGGCAGGTGATAGGGCCACTCGGTGTTCGTATGATGCCACGCCATCGGGACGGGTACGTCCGTCTCGATGGCATTGGGGAAATTGATGGAGTTGAGCTCGCCGAAATTGTCGAGCTCACCCATGACGTCGATGATCCGCTCGAATCCTCGCGGCATCTCGACCTTGGCGCTGATAGTGACGATGTTGGTGGCGTGGCGCACTTCACCAAAGATCGCGGGCTCGTCCGCCTCTAGCGCATAGAGCGCTTCGGAGAGGACGAGGTTGCCTTTCGAGTGGCCGATCAGCCAGCGGAACCGGGTTGGCCCTGACAACAGATGGAGCACGGTGCGCACGTCCTCGCTGAGGCGGGCGAGGCTCATCGGGTTATTCAGGATAGTGCCCATCGTCGGGCTCACCGCTGGGTCAGGATCGCGGGCAAGACGCAAGTCGTCCATCCACTCGAACAGATGCCTGGCAGAGTTGAGCGCTCGGAATAGGAACCAGCCGCCCATTGCTTCCGAGACGAGGTCGGCAAGTCCATATCCGGACACGACCGCCAGCACCGGCTCCCCGGCGGCGTTGGCGACATCGCGGGCAAAGGCCGCAGTGCCGAGCGCTGAGCTGCCAACGCCGGCCACCACGAGCGCGGCATAATTACCCGCACGGTTTCCATAGGCTTCGCGGCCGCGCCAAACCTCGATCGAGGGAGTGGCGCTAGGGCTGACCTCAAGGATCGCACCCTCAGCCGCATAGCGCAGAGCCAGGCCATGCGCCTCGTCATGGGTGAGGTTCCCGAGATTGTAGAAGAACGCGTCGAGCGCGGCGTTCCTTTCTCGGGGCGGTTCGAGGAATAACTCCAGAGCCGGCGCAGGAGCCGCGAGTTGGAGTGGCAGTGTCGAAGTGCGGACCGTCTGAGCGGTTCCGAGATTGGCCAGCGAATCGAACATGGGGGGGGCCTCCGTTCGCGTACCGGCCGAATCTACAGCAAGGTGAGGCGACGACGAAGGGGCGCCGAACGAAAAAGGGGCGCCTCACGGCGCCCCTCGATCCTCGGTCAGCCTGCGAGGCTTATTCCTGCTCGCGCGTCGGAGCGACGTTGCGGTACTTGATGTACCACTTGCCATCGACCTTCACGAGATCGTCCACGCCCTGACCGGCCGCAGCCATCACCGGAGCCGTGGGGCTGCCGATGGCGCCACCGGTACCGAACACGGTCTGGTGGTAGTAGTGATAGCGGGCAGTCGTGGGCCCGGTGAACTCGAGCCACTGGTTCATTGTGAAGTGATGCATCTTGCCGATGGTCGCGCCTTCCGCCCGGCGCTTGTCCTGGCCGGCGACGAGGTCGGTGATCATCTTGCGCAGGGCGTCGTGACCCTTGACCTGTCCGAACGCGCCGTCCGGCGTGAAATTGGCGGCATAGGCTTCGGCATCATAGTGATCGAGCGAGCGGTCATAGCGCCACATCAGGGCATTGATGGCGGCGCGGTCCTCTTCGGTTCCGGTATGCGTGGCAGGCGCTGCGGCCTGGGGCGCGGGGCCCGTCGGCAGGGTTGCCGGATCCCAATGCTCGTCGGCTTTGCCGTCGACGAAACGCCAAGTGTCGAACCAGGTGGTGGTGTAGCTCTGGCTCGGGTCATCGGCGTAAGGGACGATGCGCTTGGTGAGGATGGTCACGTAGTCACCCTCGGCCGTCACCGCGACCACCGCATTGGGATCGTTGGCGCTGAGCGCGGGGCAGGGCACGGTCGGCGTGCGCTTGGCGACGTTGAGGAAGTAGTCCTGCACGCCCTTGAGGCCCGAGGCGGCGACCGGGTTATGCTGGATGTAGCGATCGGTCAGCCATTCCCCGGCGCGGGCCCACTCGTTGCACTTGAGCAGTTCGCGCTGGATGCGCAGCGCGGTCTGCTTGTTGCGGTGGAGCTTGCGGTCGGAACTGGTGAACAGCGATTCCGGGTTGGGATGGCCAACGACAGGATCGCTCAGCGCGCGCATCTGGGCCTGACCGGTGGCGGGGCTGAGCGCCAACGCGGCGGCCAGCAAGGCGAATTTCAGTTTCACGGGGCTTTCCTCTCCTGAACCTACCGGCGCTTCTGGCCGGTGAATGGCGGCGGTATCCTACAATCCTGCTTCCACGAGCCAATCGTGAAAAAGGCGCACGGGCCGGCTGTCGAGATCGACGGGCCGGCAGACGAACCAGTAGCTGTAGGGACTGTCGATGCGGACGTCGTACAGCTTGGCAAGACGGGGGTCGTTGTTCCGCTTGAGGTGATCGTCGTGCATCACTGCGATGCCGAGACCCTGGGCCGCGGCCTCGAGGATCAGCTGGCCGGAATCGTAGTGGTCGATCGCCTGCGGCTGCAGTGCTTGAAAGCCGAGCGCGGATTTCCACGCGTCGAAGCTGAGCGGCATGTCGGTGTGGATCAGGAAAGTCTGCTTGCTCAGCGCCTTGATATCGGGTGCGGGGCCCAGCTCATCGGCCACGGTGCGGCTGCAGATGGCGTGGACGGTGTTCTGGTCCAGCTGCACCGAATGAAACCCCGGACCCGGATCGGTCGTCAGCAGGATCGCCGCGTCGAGCGTATCGCCGACACGGTCGATCAGATGCGGGCCGGTGTCGATGTCGATGTGCAGACGCGGATGGAGCCCACGGAGCTCGGGCAGCCGCGGGAACAGCCGCTGCGTGCCGAACAGCGGAAGCACGCCGAGACGCAGGCGCAGCAGCTGCAGGTTTTCCGATTGCGCCTGCACGGCCACCGCGAGCGCTTCGAGGTGCGGGGCGACGTTGTCGTAGAACTGCCGGCCTTCGTCAGTCAGGCGCATGGTCTGGCCCGTGCGGGAGAACAGCTTGCGGCCGGTGAACTCTTCGAGGTTGCCGATGCGGCGCGAGAGCGCCGACGGGCTCAGGCCAAGCTCATTGGCCGCCGCCCGCGCGGAACCGAGGCGGACCACGCGCACAAACGCTTCAAGCGCGCGAAGAGGGGGCAGGCGGCGCATCAGTCCTTCTGTTCAGAAAAATGCAACTCGTGTCGAGCCGATTTGAAAGCAAGTTGAGGAAAAAGCTGAACTGCAAGGCCAATTACTTTGGCGTATCATTCGTCCACTTCCGCTTCGGCCTCGTCAGGTTGATGTAAACGCAACCGAGTGACGTGGGTCTCGTCGCCTCCGGTCACTTCGATGCACCAACCGCTGGGGTGGCGCAGCACGGCCCCCACTTCGGGCACCTGCTCCGCGAGAATGGTCGCGAGGCCGCCGAGCGTATCGACGGCTTCGTCGACCTCGGCAATACGCGGATCCCCTATGGTGCGGGCGACATCGTCGAGCTCGGCGCGGGCATCGACATCCCACATGCCTTCGCCGATCGGCACCACCAGTTCGATCGGAGCTTCGTCATGCTCGTCTTCGATATTGCCGACGATCTCCTCGACCAGGTCCTCGATAGTGATGATCCCGTCGGTGCCGGAGAACTCGTCCACCACGATCGCCAGGTGGATGCGGCGAGAACGCATGTCCGCCAGCACATCGAGCGCCCCGCGCGCCTGCGGCACGTAGAGCGGCTGGCGCATTAGCGTGGTCCAGTCGGAAGGCGGAGGCGTGCCGTTGGCGAGGAACGGAAACACGTCCTTGAGGTGCATCATGCCGATTACCTGGTCGAGCGTCTCGCGGTAGACCGGCAGGCGCGAATGACCGTGTTCGGCAAACAGGCCGACCAACTCGTCCCAGGTGGCGTCCGCCGACACGGCGATGATTTCACCGCGCGGGATCGCCACGTCGTCGGCATCGTGCTCGCTGAAGTGCAACAGGTTGCGGAGCATGGTGAGTTCCACCGGCGACATGTCGCTCTTGGAAGGGCGGACGTCCCCGCCTGACTGCTCGTCTTCGTGTTCGTCGAGCGCTTCCTCGATCTGCGCCCGCAGAGAGGTTTCGCCTTCGTCGAAAAAGCTCCGGATCGCGTGCCAGAGCCCGCGTCTACTGTCCGCGTCTCCCGTACTGGATTCGCCCGGTTTGGAATTATCGGGCATCGCCCTCTTGCTTTCCTTGTTCTGTGTCGCGGTCCCCATATGGGTCAGCGATACCGCACATCGCAAGCGCCTTTATTTCCAGCGCCTCCATCGCATCGGCATCTTCCGGCGAGATTTCGTGATCGTAACCGGCGAGGTGCAGCAGGCCATGAACGATCAGGTGCGTCGCGTGAGCCTCTAGCGAAACGCCTTTTTCCGCGGCCTCGCGAGCGCATGTTTCGTGGGCGAGGGCGATGTCTCCCAGCAGTTCGGGTGGGCCCACGTGCTCCAGGTCAAGCAAGTCTTCCCGCTCGAGCATGGGGAAGGAGAGGACGTTGGTGGGCTTGTCCCGCTGGCGCCAGTCACGATTGAGTTCGTGGATTTCGCTGTCCGACGTGAACAGCAGGCTGGCCGACAAGCGTTCGTTCGCCAGTTCAGGCGCTACCGCCGCAGCCGCCTCTGCCGCACTCGAGGCCAAGGCTTCCCACCGACCTTCCGGCCAGGGTTCCTCGATGTCGATCTCAAGGTCCATCAGGCGGCGAGGTCAGGCGTGCCCTTGGCGCGCAACAGGCGCTCGGCCACGGCGTGGCTGAACTCGTTGTCGACGTCGATGGCGTGCCGTCCGTCATCGGTGATCTGGGCTACGACCTTCTTCCCGAACCGGCTGGAAACGCGGGAGAGCATGCGCTTGACGTTGAACAGGTTGAGCTGGAAGCCGATCAGGTTCAGCAGGCCGAACGCCGCGATGAAGCGCTTGGGGAACTTGAGAAACTGCCCGCCGCCACGGAAGATCTCACCCACCTTCATGGCCGAGGCGTCCTTCATCCAGAACGTGTTGCAGCCGGAGAACTCTCCGTCGCGGAACTTCCAGAAGCGCGGCTGGCCCTCTGAATGTGCGGCCAGAATGTCCTCCTTGCGGGCGAACATGGCCGCGCAATCGGCGTCTTCATGCAAGGCGTATTCGTGGAAGCCGCGCAGCGCCTCGGGGGTCATCAGCACGTTGTCGCCTGTCGTGACGAGCAGGGGGTACGTGATGTCCGTTGTCGCTGCGAACACGCTCTCGAGCAGGTTGTTCGCGGAGGTCACGACCTTCAGTCGTCCGGCGTCAAAGAAGCGGCGCGCTTCCGGTTCGTTGTCGAGCGCTTGCGGATCGTTGATCGAAACGATGATCGGCGCGGTCGGGAATGCCGCGTCGACCGCATCGAACACGTAGCCGATCAACGGCCGCCCCAGCAGCGGGACCAAGCACTTGTGTTCGATACCGTACTTGGCGGCGAGGGGATCGACTTTACCGAGTCGTTGGCCGGCGACGATCAAGACTGTGGGAACGGGCTCTTCCGCCATATCGAACTGTGCTCTGCTTCCTACGCATGAGGGAAGGGCTCAGGTGCCCTTGCCCTCGTAAGCCTCGACGATCCGACCGACCACCGGATGGCGGACCACGTCGATGACAGAGAACCGGGTGACCCCGATCCCGTCGATGCCGTTCAAACGGTTGACCGCATCGATCAGCCCGCTTTGCGCATCACCGCCCGGAATGTCGACCTGTTTCGGGTCTCCGCAGACCACCATCCGGCTATTCTGACCGAAGCGGGTGAGGAACATCTTCATCTGCTCTCGGGTGGTGTTCTGGGCTTCGTCCAGGATCACGAAGGCGTCGGCGAGCGTGCGTCCGCGCATGAACGCGATAGGCGCGATCTCGATCTCCCCGCTGGCCAGGCGCCGGTCGACCTGTTCGGGCGGCATGCAGTCGTAGAGCGCGTCGTAGAGCGGGCGGAGGTAAGGATCGACCTTCTCCTTCATATCGCCCGGCAGGAAGCCGAGGCGTTCGCCCGCCTCGACCGCGGGGCGGCTGAGGATAAGCCGCTGAACGCTGCCGGTGATCAACTGGCTGACGGCCTGGGCGACCGCGAGGTAGGTCTTGCCCGTGCCTGCCGGGCCGAGCGCGAAGATAATGTCGCGGGAGGCAAGCTGGCGCATGTAGTCCGCCTGCATCGCCGTACGCGGCACGATCGTCTTTCGCCGGGTGCGGATCATGATCGGCGGGCCTTTGGCGTCGCCGGTGATGATGCCTTCGAGGGTGGGTTCGTTGGACCGGGCGATCAGGGCTTCGATCATGCCCGAATCGAGCTCGGCCCCGGTCAGCAACCGTTCGTGCAGGACCACGAGGACTTCGCGGGCACGGGCCACGTCATCCTCCGCGCCTTCGATCACGACTTTGTTGCCGCGCGCGGCGATCAGCACTCCGAGCCGGTTTTCGATCAGGACAAGGTTGGCGTCGAATTCGCCAAACAAGGCTCCGAGCATTGCCTGTTCATCGAACAGGACTTCAACCCTTGCGCGGCGCGCTGCGTCACGCCGGTCTTCGGGATGGGCGAGCACCGAGTGTTCCCCGGCGCGAGTAGCTTTACGGGCCATGCGCTCCTTTCAGTCTGAGTCGGAAGATACTGCGCTGCAGGCCGCCCGCAAGCGGGCTTGCGAAAAGCCGTGGTGGAAAAACGCCAAACTCCGCTCTTCAGGCCGACGAACAGAACAAAACTACCTGTCGATCATTGGAGGGGGATCGGATTGGTGGAGATCGGTCATGGCTGAGGATTTTTCCGGCAAGGTTGCGATTGTCACGGGCGGTGCGTCCGGCATCGGCGCGGCGATCGTCCGTGATCTGGCCGACCGCGGCGCCAAAGTTATCGTGGCGGACTACAATCTGGCCGGCGCCGAAGAAGTGGCCAGTGAGGCAGGAGGCGGTGCCAAGGCCTTCAAGGTCGATACCTCCGCCGCGGACGAGGTCGAGGCGATGGTCAGCTACGCCGTGCAGGCCTTTGGGCGGCTCGACCTGGCGGTCAACAACGCCGGCATCGGCGGCAAGAGCGCGCCCATCGGGGACACCGAACTGAGCGAATGGCATCGGGTGATCGACGTCAATCTCCACGGTGTGTTCTACGGTTTGCGCTACGAGATTCCGGCGATGCTGAAGACGGGTGGCGGCTCCATCGTCAACATGGCCTCAATCCTTGGTGCGGTCGGTTGGCGCGGTTCGGCGGGCTATGTTGCCGCCAAGCACGCCGTCGCGGGGCTGACCAAGACCGCGGCGCTCGAATACGCGACGCAGGGCGTCCGGGTGAACGCAGTCGGGCCCGCCTTCATCGCGACGCCGCTAATCGAAAACAGCATGGACGACGAAGCGCGCAAGGCCCTCGTCGGCCTGCATCCAATCGGGCGTCTGGGAACGTCGGAAGAAGTCGCGGCCCTGACGAACTTTCTGCTGAGCGACGCTGCCAGTTTCATGACCGGGGCCTATTACCCGGTCGATGGCGGCTATCTAGCCCAGTAGCCGTTCAGGCGGCTTGGCTGGCCGCACGTTGCACGAGCACGGCGGCAAGCGAATTCGGTCCCGCCTGGATCAGGTCGACCTCGACCACGTCGCCGATGGCGGCTTCGCCTTCGAAGTGCACCGATTGCAGCCAAGGGGACTTGCCGAGCCACTGGCCGGGCTTCTTGCCCTTGCGCTCCACCAGGACCTGGCAGCGCTTGCCGATGCTGGCTTCATTGAAGGCTAGCTGGTCGCGGTTGATGGCCGCCTGCAGGCGCTGGAGACGCTCGTCCATCACTTCGCCCGGAACCTGGCCGTCCATCGTCGCAGCGGGAGTGCCGGGGCGGGGCGAGTACTTGAAACTGAACGCCTGAGCATAGCCTACCGCGTCGACCAGTCGCAGGGTCTCTTCGAATTCCGCATCGGTCTCGCCCGGAAAGCCGACGATGAAGTCGCCGCTCAAAGCCAGGTCGGGACGGGCAGCGCGGAAGCGATCAAGCAGGCGGAGATAGCTGTCGGCGGTGTGGCTGCGGTTCATGGCCTTGAGCACGCGGTCGCTGCCACTCTGCACGGGCAAGTGCAGGTATGGCATCAACTTCTCGATCTCCGCATGCGCGCGGATGAGCCCCTCGGTCACGTCGTTGGGATGGCTTGTCGTGTAGCGAATTCGCCGCAGTTCCGGGATCTTGGCGAGTTCTTTTAGCAGGCCATCGAAGCCGACCTCATCAACGGCCCAGGCATTGACGTTCTGCCCAAGCAGAGTGATCTCGCGCGCGCCATGTTCGACCAGGGTCTCCGCTTCGCGCAGCAAATCGCTGAACGGTCGGGAGATTTCTGCTCCGCGCGTGTAGGGCACGACGCAGTAGGTGCAGAACTTGTCGCACCCTTCCTGAATCGTCAGGAACGCGCTCGGTCCCACGCGCCGCCGCGCGGGGAGGGCGGCGAACTTGGCGTCAGCCGGCATGTCGGTGTCAGAGGCTCGCTTGCCCTCGACCACCTGCTCGATCATCGCGGGAAGGCGGTGATAGGCCTGCGGTCCGACCACCAGGCCGACAGCCGGCGCGCGGGCCATGATCTCTTCGCCCTCGGCCTGTGCGACACAGCCCGCGACGGCGATCATCGGCGGAGTATCACCGCCGGCTTTCACCAAGCGGCCGATGTCCGAATAGACCTTCTCGGCGGCCTTTTCGCGGATGTGGCAGGTGTTGAGCACGACGAGGTCCGCTTCCGTACCCTCGGGCGCGGCGCGCATGCCTTGCTCGGCCAGGAGTTCGGCCATGCGTTCGCCGTCGTAGACGTTCATCTGGCAGCCGAAGCTTTTGACCCTGAAGGTCTCCGGGGCGCGGGTCTGTCGCATGGGCTGGCCCCTTAAGGGATTTGCGCGGCGAGTGGAAGGCGCAAGGCCTGCGCGATGGCCTGCTGGGCCGCAGCGGTCATGGTCTTCCGGTTGGCCAGCGCCTCGCCCGATAGCGGCTCGAGGAAGCGAATGGTCAGTTCGATCCGCCCCGGGCGCGACAGGATCCGGCGCACGTTGGCCATGCCCGGCTCGTCGCCGAACCAGGAAATTTCGGCAGCGTCGGAGTAGTCGAGCGCTACCGGCTGGATCGGAACCTGGCCCGCCAGCGGCTCGACGGCCGAAAGCAGCGAACTTCGGAACGGCAGCAAGGCGGTTCCGTCGTCAGTGGTCCCTTCGGGAAAGATCACCAACGGCCGATCGGAGAGGGCGGCCCGCACCTGCTCTACCTGGCCGGCCACCGAACCTCGGCGATCGCGGGTGATGAAGACCGTATCGTTCTGATCGCACAGCCACTTGAGCCCGCCGTGTACCGCAAGTCCGCTATGGGCCACGAAGATCGCTCGGCTGGTCTTGGCGAGGGCGAGAATGTCGAGCCAGCTTATGTGGTTCGCAAGAAACAGGGCCCCCTGGCGCGGAACGCCTTCGGTGCGAATGCGCAGGCCCGCCACGCGGCCCATCAGGCCGAGGAAGATCGGAGGTACGGCGTCCCGTCTCCAGACCAGCGATACCAGCACATGGAGGGGAACGATGGTCAGGAAGACGAGCAGGATGCCCAGCCACCTGACACCGCTACGAACGAAAACCAGCCTCAATCCTCGCGGTCGATGCGGACGCCGTACAATTCCATGCGATGGTCGACGAGCCGGTAGCCGAGCTTCTCCGCGATCACTTTCTGCAGCGCTTCGAGCTCAGGATCGACGAATTCGACGACCTTCCCTGTCTCGACATCGATCAGATGGTCGTGATGCGCTTCCGGGGCGGCTTCGTAGCGTGCCCTGCCGTCACCAAAGTCATGGCGATCGAGGATGCCCGCTTCTTCGAACAGGCGCACGGTGCGGTATACGGTGGCGATGGAAATCTTCGGATCGATCGAAGACGCGCGCTCGTGAAGAGCTTCGACGTCTGGATGATCCTCAGCCTCGGAAAGAACGCGGGCGATAACGCGCCGCTGCTCGGTAATCCGGAGGCCTCTCTCAGCACACAGCGCTTCTAGATCTATCGGTTGATGCAAGGTTCGCCTCTAAGCCACGACTGTCTGGGCAGTCGGCCCCGCCACTATGGAAGCAGCGAGGCCCTTTTTCAACCGCCGGACGAAATCAGGCGACGACCTTTTTCCGCCGTCCGCGACGCTGGCCGGGCTTGCGGCCGAGGCCGATTTCCTTGGCGAGCACGCGACGCTTTTCCGCATAGTCGGGCGCGACCATCGGATAGTCGGCCGGCAGGTTCCAGCGTGCGCGATATTCGGCGGGGGTAAGCCCGTGATCCGTCATCAGGTGGCGCTTGAGCATCTTCATCTTCTTGCCGTCTTCCAGGCAAACCAGATGATCGGCCTTTACCGAAGCGCGAACCGAAACAGCCGGCTGCAGCTTTTCTTCGGGCTGCGGCGCCGAACCAAGACTTGCGAGCGCACCATAGACATTCTGGATCAGAGCAGGGACATCATCGACTGAAACGCTGTTGTTGCTCACATGCGCTGCAACGATGTCAGACGTGAGAGTGATAAGCGTCTCGGAGAGATCGCTTTCGATTGTAGCCATGGGGAATCCTTCTTCGCGACTCGTCTCTATTGCCGCAAATTTGTCATGTGCGGAGACGGAGGGGCACTTGCCCCTTCCGAAGGTCGTTTACAAGAGTGGGAGTCGAAAATTCTTGACCGTTTTAGTTGAAGTCTTCGCCGATTGCGTCATTTTTTGTGGAGTACGAAGGTAATCGCATCGAGAGGTGTTCCCATCCCGCGGCGGTAATAGTGCTTTCGGCGGCCGACATTGTCGAAGCCGTACTTTCGATAGAGTGATTCGGCCGAATTGCCGTCGCGCATTTCAAGAAACAACCGAACCGCGCCACGGTCTTGAGCCGTTTCGATAAAGCGCTGCATCAGGATCGAACCGATGCCTTTGCCTTGGTGGGCGGGGTCGACGGCGATCAGTAGCAATTCTTCTTCGTCCGCTGCGCCGCGAGATAGTGCAAAACCGGCCGCCTGCTGGCCCTCTTGCGGGTCGGAGCCGTCGATGCCTGCAAGCAAGTAGTACGTATTGGGCATGACCAACGCATCGCCAACTTGGCCGCGGCTCCAGGCCTCGCCGTATGCGGGGTCAAAAGCCGCATCCATCACGTGCATTATTCGATCGAGGTCGTCGATCATGTGGTGCTCTGGGGAAGTCGAGCGTCGGGCGGGCGACCGTAGAGTGGCGCAAGAGTTGACGTGAACAACGCAGTCGGAAGCAGCAAAAGGCTGCGCGCGTCGGGCAGTAACGGTCGCGCATCGCCATCCCCGCGCAATTCGACAAGCGCTTCAGACTGATTGCCGGCGACTGACGGATGGCGAGCAAACAAGGCAGCCTTTTCGGGAGTCAGCGAGACCAGTTCATCTTCCGGTCGCCCGGATCCGTCGAAGTTTTGCACGAACCATTCGCCGTGTCCGCCTGTCGTGCAGACGGTGACAGGACCGGGCCTTTGCTGTTGGGCCATTGCTGCGATCAAGGCGAGGGTTGGATAGCCAGAAACGTCTGCGCCCCATGCGAGACCCAGGGCCCGTGCCGCCGCAAGCCCGATGCGGACGCCGGTAAAGCTTCCCGGGCCTAGCGAGACGACTACGCGGTCGGCCCGACCTTTGCCGGGAAGCGCGGAGATCATCGGTACCAGCCGCTCGACATGGCCGCGGCCAATTGTCTCGTACGAACCTTCCAATAGCTCGCCGTCTTCGAACAACGCCGCCGAACAGGCTTCCGTTGCGCTATCGATCGCCAGGGTCAGCACGGTCGACCTTGTCAGAGCAGGCGATTGAAGGTGTCGAAGTCCGGCCGGGGGCCGCGTGGACGCAGGCTGTCCCTGTCACCGTAACCGATCGCGCAGATGAAGTTCGACTTCCAATGCGGCTCTTCGGCGAAGAACTCGGCGTCGACCGCGGCATTGTCGAACCCCGACATCGGTCCGCAATCGAGCCCGAGCGAACGGGCCGCGAGGATCAGATAGGCCCCTTGCAGCGTGGAATTACGGAAGGCTGAAGTCTCGCGCGCGGCGGCATCGCCGGTGAACCAGCTGCGCGCATCGGTGTGCGGGAACAGCCACGGCAAGTGCTCGTGAAACTCCAGGTCCATGCCGACGATAACGCAGACCGGAGCGCTGCGGATCTTGTCTTTGTTGCCGGCAGAGGAGAGCTCAGCCAGCCGGTCACGCGAAGCCTGCGATTTGCACCAGATCAGCCGAACCGGCTGCTGATTGGCCGAGGTCGGCCCCATCTTCACCAGGTCCCAGATCGCGTGGATCTGTTCATCGCTTACATCGCGGTCGAGGAATTTGCTGAAGCTTCGGGCTTCGCCGAAGATCTGATCCAGTGCGGCGTCGTCGAGCGGCGCGGGCATCACGCGGCCCGGACTTCGGTCACCTCGGGCACGTAATGCTTGAGCAGGCCTTCGATCCCGTTCTTGAGCGTAGCGGTCGAGCTGGGGCAGCCAGAGCACGCGCCCTGCATGGCCAGGTACACTACGCCATCACGGAAGCCGCGGTAGCGGATGTCACCGCCGTCGTTGGCGACGGCCGGGCGTACGCGAGTCTCGATCAGTTCCTTGATCTGGTCGATGACCTCGGCGTCGGCCGGATCGTCTTCCATCGCGTCTTCATCGCTGGGTACGGCGATATCCGCGGCGCTTCCACTCATGAACAGCGGAGCCTGGCTGACGAAATGGTCGAGGAGCACGGCAACGACTTGCGGCTTGAGGGCCGACCAGTCAGCTCCGGGTGCAGCGGTCACCGACACGAAGTCCTGTCCGAAGAACACGCCGGTCACTTCGCCGGTATCGAACAGGGCCTGCGCCAGCGGGCTCGCCTCAGCGTCTTCGGGCGAAGCGAAATCGCGAGTGCCCGAGGGCATGACGCGCTGGCCGGGGAGGAACTTCAGCGTCGCCGGATTGGGCGTGGTTTCGGTCTCGATGAACATGGCCGCGATGTAGGGAGTCGGCGTGCCGCTAGCAAGCTTGGGTGAGTGCTAGACCAAGGGCATTTATTTACGTCCGACAACTCGCGCTTCGACCCGTACTCCGGCGAGGGGGTGAAAAGACCTAGGGCAATTCCCCACTTGTAGGAAAGGGAACAATGTCCAACTCCTCCGTTATGAGGATCATGACCGCTAT
Above is a genomic segment from Altererythrobacter sp. Root672 containing:
- a CDS encoding nucleotidyltransferase family protein gives rise to the protein MAEEPVPTVLIVAGQRLGKVDPLAAKYGIEHKCLVPLLGRPLIGYVFDAVDAAFPTAPIIVSINDPQALDNEPEARRFFDAGRLKVVTSANNLLESVFAATTDITYPLLVTTGDNVLMTPEALRGFHEYALHEDADCAAMFARKEDILAAHSEGQPRFWKFRDGEFSGCNTFWMKDASAMKVGEIFRGGGQFLKFPKRFIAAFGLLNLIGFQLNLFNVKRMLSRVSSRFGKKVVAQITDDGRHAIDVDNEFSHAVAERLLRAKGTPDLAA
- a CDS encoding nuclear transport factor 2 family protein; this encodes MKLKFALLAAALALSPATGQAQMRALSDPVVGHPNPESLFTSSDRKLHRNKQTALRIQRELLKCNEWARAGEWLTDRYIQHNPVAASGLKGVQDYFLNVAKRTPTVPCPALSANDPNAVVAVTAEGDYVTILTKRIVPYADDPSQSYTTTWFDTWRFVDGKADEHWDPATLPTGPAPQAAAPATHTGTEEDRAAINALMWRYDRSLDHYDAEAYAANFTPDGAFGQVKGHDALRKMITDLVAGQDKRRAEGATIGKMHHFTMNQWLEFTGPTTARYHYYHQTVFGTGGAIGSPTAPVMAAAGQGVDDLVKVDGKWYIKYRNVAPTREQE
- a CDS encoding peptidylprolyl isomerase, which produces MADEKLTFTLDTGDGEARDVVIKLRSDLAPGHVERITELAKEGFYDGVVFHRVIPGFMAQGGDPTGTGMGGSDRPDIKAEFNSEPHVRGTCSMARTQVPDSANSQFFICFDDARFLDKQYTVWGQVESGMEHIDALPKGEPPRQPGKIVKATVS
- the ybeY gene encoding rRNA maturation RNase YbeY, whose translation is MDLEIDIEEPWPEGRWEALASSAAEAAAAVAPELANERLSASLLFTSDSEIHELNRDWRQRDKPTNVLSFPMLEREDLLDLEHVGPPELLGDIALAHETCAREAAEKGVSLEAHATHLIVHGLLHLAGYDHEISPEDADAMEALEIKALAMCGIADPYGDRDTEQGKQEGDAR
- a CDS encoding LysR family transcriptional regulator, which produces MRRLPPLRALEAFVRVVRLGSARAAANELGLSPSALSRRIGNLEEFTGRKLFSRTGQTMRLTDEGRQFYDNVAPHLEALAVAVQAQSENLQLLRLRLGVLPLFGTQRLFPRLPELRGLHPRLHIDIDTGPHLIDRVGDTLDAAILLTTDPGPGFHSVQLDQNTVHAICSRTVADELGPAPDIKALSKQTFLIHTDMPLSFDAWKSALGFQALQPQAIDHYDSGQLILEAAAQGLGIAVMHDDHLKRNNDPRLAKLYDVRIDSPYSYWFVCRPVDLDSRPVRLFHDWLVEAGL
- a CDS encoding hemolysin family protein, with protein sequence MPDNSKPGESSTGDADSRRGLWHAIRSFFDEGETSLRAQIEEALDEHEDEQSGGDVRPSKSDMSPVELTMLRNLLHFSEHDADDVAIPRGEIIAVSADATWDELVGLFAEHGHSRLPVYRETLDQVIGMMHLKDVFPFLANGTPPPSDWTTLMRQPLYVPQARGALDVLADMRSRRIHLAIVVDEFSGTDGIITIEDLVEEIVGNIEDEHDEAPIELVVPIGEGMWDVDARAELDDVARTIGDPRIAEVDEAVDTLGGLATILAEQVPEVGAVLRHPSGWCIEVTGGDETHVTRLRLHQPDEAEAEVDE